A genome region from Bacteroides stercoris ATCC 43183 includes the following:
- a CDS encoding HlyD family secretion protein, with product MNISNKTISIAFIVVLIVTVGVSVIGMSLMSRQPMVLQGQVEATEIRISGKLPGRVDSFLVQEGDWVKAGDTLVVINSPTIEAKYRQVNALEQVAQEQNKKIDAGTRRQIIATALQLWNKTQSDLTLAQTTYQRILTLYKDSVVTSQRKDEVEAMYKAAQAAERAAYQQYQMAVDGAQSEDRAAARSLVDAARSTVDEVSALLVDSRLTAPEDGQIATIFPKRGELVAPGTPIMSLVVMSDAHVVLNIREDLMPQFKMGGTFKADIPALDKKDIEFRIYYISPLGSFATWKSTKQTGSYDMQTFEIHARPVQAVEGLRPGMSAIVNKV from the coding sequence ATGAATATCAGCAACAAAACCATCAGCATCGCATTCATCGTCGTATTAATCGTTACCGTAGGAGTATCGGTTATCGGAATGTCACTTATGAGCCGGCAGCCAATGGTGCTGCAAGGGCAGGTAGAAGCCACGGAGATACGCATCAGCGGAAAACTGCCGGGGCGTGTAGATTCTTTCCTCGTACAAGAGGGAGATTGGGTAAAAGCGGGTGACACGCTCGTTGTCATCAACAGTCCCACTATCGAAGCCAAATACCGTCAGGTAAATGCTTTGGAACAGGTGGCGCAGGAACAGAACAAAAAGATTGATGCCGGAACGCGCAGGCAGATTATCGCTACAGCCTTGCAGCTTTGGAATAAGACGCAAAGCGACCTGACGCTTGCCCAAACCACCTATCAGCGCATCCTCACCCTTTATAAAGACAGTGTGGTTACTTCGCAACGAAAGGACGAAGTAGAAGCCATGTACAAAGCCGCACAAGCTGCCGAACGCGCGGCATACCAGCAATATCAAATGGCTGTGGACGGCGCGCAAAGCGAAGACCGCGCTGCCGCACGTAGCCTTGTAGATGCCGCACGCAGCACGGTGGATGAAGTTTCCGCCCTTCTTGTAGACTCCAGGCTCACTGCTCCCGAAGACGGACAGATAGCCACTATCTTTCCCAAGCGCGGCGAGCTGGTGGCTCCGGGCACGCCTATCATGAGCCTGGTGGTGATGAGCGATGCACACGTAGTCCTGAACATCCGGGAAGACCTGATGCCACAGTTCAAAATGGGCGGCACTTTCAAAGCGGACATTCCTGCCCTCGACAAGAAAGACATAGAGTTCCGCATCTATTACATCAGTCCGCTGGGAAGTTTCGCCACTTGGAAATCGACCAAGCAGACAGGCAGTTACGATATGCAGACGTTCGAGATACATGCACGACCTGTACAAGCGGTGGAAGGGCTTAGACCGGGAATGTCAGCAATCGTAAATAAAGTATAA
- a CDS encoding tyrosine-type recombinase/integrase, with protein sequence MNEVETKDVGTTDLSAYMMKVIEELRRDRKPPAVHIYACTLRSFIRFSCSGEEECSMPMQEVFTPGRLKEYEQWMLLRKLTQNTISTYMRTLRAVYNRWMPPGTAEHNPRLFDDVYTGVVSQTKRALTARQMEQLLEADLSSLSPQQQAVLAYFLLMFLLRGMPFIDLAHLRKRDMQDGRITYSRHKTDKPITVRIPREALVLIAKYADRHSASPYLFPILDARIRDGWQSYRNYQDALRHFNCKLGQVMSRLLPGVRVSSYTARHTWATLAFHSGQPVGIISQALGHSSLRVTETYLKPFGNELVDKANRQLIASVRKCKWKNETGYRAGL encoded by the coding sequence ATGAATGAAGTAGAAACAAAAGATGTGGGCACAACGGATTTGTCTGCCTACATGATGAAAGTGATTGAAGAACTAAGGCGTGACAGGAAGCCGCCGGCAGTACATATCTATGCCTGTACGCTCCGCTCCTTCATCCGCTTCTCCTGCAGCGGGGAGGAGGAGTGCTCCATGCCGATGCAGGAAGTCTTCACACCCGGTCGCCTGAAAGAGTACGAACAGTGGATGCTGCTCCGTAAACTGACGCAGAACACCATATCCACCTACATGCGTACTTTGCGTGCCGTTTACAACCGTTGGATGCCGCCCGGCACGGCGGAGCACAATCCGCGACTCTTCGACGATGTCTATACCGGTGTGGTGTCGCAGACCAAGCGTGCGCTCACTGCCCGCCAGATGGAACAGTTGCTGGAAGCCGACCTTTCCAGTCTTTCTCCACAGCAGCAGGCGGTACTTGCTTATTTTCTGCTGATGTTCTTGCTCCGCGGCATGCCTTTCATAGACCTTGCCCATTTGCGCAAGCGCGATATGCAGGATGGCAGGATAACCTACAGCCGTCATAAGACGGATAAGCCGATAACGGTACGCATTCCCCGTGAGGCTCTTGTGCTGATAGCGAAGTACGCCGACAGGCATTCTGCATCGCCCTACCTTTTCCCCATACTCGATGCGAGGATACGGGACGGCTGGCAGTCGTACCGCAATTATCAGGATGCCCTTCGGCATTTCAATTGCAAGTTGGGGCAGGTGATGAGCCGCTTGCTGCCCGGTGTACGGGTCAGCTCATACACGGCCCGGCACACATGGGCTACACTTGCTTTCCATAGCGGACAGCCGGTGGGGATTATCAGTCAGGCTTTGGGGCATTCGTCCCTGCGGGTGACGGAAACCTATCTCAAGCCTTTCGGCAATGAGCTGGTCGATAAGGCAAACAGGCAACTGATAGCTTCCGTTAGAAAATGTAAATGGAAAAATGAAACAGGGTATAGGGCAGGATTATAA
- a CDS encoding DUF6371 domain-containing protein: MSEYRFHLQKYKLGNRYACPQCGRKRCFARYIDEQGQIVFPDNVGRCDHEQSCGYHYSPSDYFKDNPDTNCNDDWRYKTPIKECRKEKTLPTFIENKLMEQTLHGYSVNPLYRYISTVFGKKETERLFALYKVGTSKKWDGSTIFWQIDVNGNVRTGKIMKYDDKTGHRIKEPHSLVTWVHSELKLPDFTLRQCFFGEHLLTDKTTTKTIAIVESEKTAIIATHFISDFVWLATGGMNGCFNKDAVEVLSGREVVLVPDLGATDKWKSKIPLLQSVCKRVVISNILEDNATDEQKTKGLDIADFLLMTETPQMALQRLIKQHPSLQHLIESLGLVLVEEP; this comes from the coding sequence ATGAGTGAGTATAGATTCCATCTACAGAAATACAAGCTGGGCAACCGATATGCTTGCCCTCAATGTGGGCGTAAGCGTTGCTTTGCAAGATATATTGACGAGCAAGGACAGATTGTATTCCCTGACAATGTGGGGCGTTGTGACCATGAACAGAGTTGTGGCTACCATTATTCTCCGTCTGATTATTTCAAGGACAATCCCGATACCAACTGCAATGATGATTGGAGATATAAAACACCAATCAAAGAGTGCAGGAAAGAGAAAACTCTTCCAACTTTCATTGAGAATAAGTTGATGGAGCAAACACTGCATGGCTATTCTGTCAATCCTTTGTACCGATACATTTCAACGGTCTTTGGCAAAAAGGAGACAGAACGGCTGTTTGCCTTGTACAAGGTCGGCACTTCAAAGAAATGGGACGGTTCAACTATCTTTTGGCAGATAGATGTCAATGGGAATGTGCGCACTGGCAAGATAATGAAGTATGATGACAAGACAGGACACCGCATCAAGGAACCCCACAGCCTGGTGACTTGGGTACACTCGGAACTGAAACTGCCAGACTTTACACTTCGGCAGTGCTTCTTTGGCGAACATCTGTTGACAGATAAAACCACGACCAAGACAATAGCCATCGTGGAGAGCGAAAAGACAGCCATCATTGCCACCCACTTCATATCTGATTTCGTATGGTTGGCTACTGGAGGCATGAACGGATGTTTCAATAAAGATGCTGTCGAAGTCCTAAGCGGTCGGGAGGTTGTTTTGGTTCCAGACCTTGGGGCAACGGACAAATGGAAATCAAAAATTCCATTGCTGCAATCTGTTTGCAAAAGGGTTGTCATAAGCAACATCTTGGAAGACAATGCCACCGATGAACAAAAGACCAAAGGTCTTGACATTGCAGACTTCCTTCTGATGACGGAAACACCGCAGATGGCGCTACAACGACTGATAAAGCAACATCCGTCACTCCAACATCTGATAGAAAGTCTTGGGTTGGTGTTGGTGGAAGAACCATAG
- a CDS encoding TolC family protein, which translates to MKQILLIIFLGASVSATAQILSLSFDDALRQMQQGNRSLKIADKDIEAARTERDKLNALWYPSLQGAGTFVHLSEKIEVKQPLSQFTDPAKDFVHNLVPDDQFISSILDQIGSHTLAFPLAPRNLSTVGLTAEWIVFSGGKRIRAGKIGNAMIDIARENREQTDATQRVLLAESYFGLRLAQEVVRVRQDTYNSLKRHYENALKLEAAGMIDKAGRLFAQVNMDEAQRSLEASQKEAAVLQNALRTLLNIRDTCSIQPVSPLFINAVLPAKEEFLQTMQTENYTVNQLQLQSHIAKQQLRIEQSGYLPDIAVFGKQTLYAHGIQSNLIPRTMIGVGFTWNLFDGLAREKRIRQSKITQQTLSIGQEKAKDDLSVGIDKLYTQMQKAQDNVRALNTTIELSEELVRIRKKSFTEGMATSTEVIDSETMLATVCVARLAAYYEYDVALMNLLALCGTPEEFGKLSNLRVEN; encoded by the coding sequence ATGAAACAAATCTTACTCATCATCTTCTTGGGAGCAAGTGTTTCCGCAACGGCGCAAATCCTCTCCCTGAGCTTCGATGATGCCCTTCGGCAGATGCAGCAGGGAAACCGCAGCCTGAAGATAGCCGACAAGGACATCGAAGCCGCACGAACGGAACGTGACAAGCTAAACGCCCTTTGGTATCCGAGCCTGCAAGGTGCGGGCACATTCGTACACCTGTCCGAAAAGATAGAAGTGAAGCAACCGTTGTCGCAATTTACCGACCCTGCCAAAGACTTTGTCCACAACCTCGTACCGGACGACCAATTTATCAGCAGTATCCTCGACCAGATAGGCAGCCACACCCTCGCCTTTCCGCTCGCACCCCGTAACCTCAGTACGGTAGGCCTGACCGCCGAATGGATCGTGTTTTCCGGTGGAAAGCGCATCCGTGCCGGCAAGATAGGAAACGCAATGATTGACATCGCCCGCGAGAACCGCGAACAGACAGACGCCACGCAGCGTGTCCTCTTGGCGGAAAGTTATTTCGGACTGCGTCTGGCACAAGAAGTGGTGCGTGTACGCCAAGATACCTACAACAGTCTGAAACGTCATTACGAAAATGCCTTGAAACTGGAAGCCGCCGGAATGATAGACAAGGCCGGACGCCTCTTTGCGCAAGTGAACATGGACGAAGCGCAACGCTCGCTGGAAGCCTCACAAAAGGAAGCAGCCGTTCTGCAAAACGCTTTGCGTACATTGCTCAACATAAGGGATACTTGCAGCATACAACCCGTTTCCCCGCTTTTCATAAACGCCGTGCTACCTGCAAAAGAGGAGTTCCTGCAAACCATGCAAACCGAGAACTATACCGTTAACCAATTGCAGTTGCAATCGCATATAGCCAAACAACAGCTCCGTATCGAACAGAGCGGCTACCTGCCGGACATCGCCGTATTCGGCAAGCAGACGCTATATGCCCACGGTATCCAAAGCAACCTCATCCCCCGCACCATGATAGGAGTAGGATTCACCTGGAATCTCTTTGACGGTCTGGCACGGGAAAAACGGATACGCCAATCCAAGATAACCCAACAGACCCTCTCCATAGGGCAGGAAAAAGCCAAAGACGATTTAAGTGTGGGTATCGACAAACTCTATACGCAGATGCAGAAAGCACAGGATAACGTTCGTGCCCTGAACACAACCATAGAACTGAGCGAAGAGTTAGTGCGCATCCGCAAGAAATCGTTCACTGAAGGCATGGCAACAAGCACCGAAGTAATAGATTCAGAAACGATGCTGGCAACCGTATGCGTGGCCCGACTGGCAGCCTATTACGAGTATGACGTGGCGTTGATGAATCTGCTGGCGCTTTGCGGCACGCCGGAAGAATTCGGGAAACTTAGTAATTTGAGAGTTGAGAATTAA
- a CDS encoding leucine-rich repeat domain-containing protein: MMKTKIYALLFFLTVAMSGCDNEYDDTGIRTQIAEVTDQVKALQTLTEALQNRDYILSVVPTTVEGVPGYLITFAQAEPVTILCGTSVIAAVDTSHGDCVVFTLADGTTTITLPRSNAVTIGLDGYDVLYCTASSLDIPLLFPSTLKSGDYTSIAATVTNDNGTGTDIQTRASAGTNGVWKVDITQPAFGDDGMIIPNSSKVTLTPPKHVKLSDTAILKVTLVDKKGMETTVTRPIKYSTVAAVTSTAGNLSSVATDVELAVLVIKGSVDATDLAYIRNTLTKLEVLDLSMTDMVTLPGWGLGFHPDDGYQPNTTLKEVMLPASLVTIGKSAFLNCRALDYVDTGNAETITEYAFEGCSNLREVILSEKLKTVGNCAFRNCVSLSLIDIPGSVETLGRWVFENCGNLQSVVLHEGVQSLSESTFYGCGIRSVSIPSTVTAIPNWTFQDCKYLEHVNWHDGITSIGEAAFNRCTSLRNIRIPAGVTSIADDVFKISI; encoded by the coding sequence ATGATGAAGACTAAAATTTATGCACTGTTGTTCTTTCTGACAGTAGCAATGTCCGGATGTGATAACGAGTACGATGACACCGGTATCCGTACACAGATTGCCGAAGTCACAGATCAGGTGAAAGCCTTGCAGACCTTGACCGAAGCTTTGCAAAACCGTGATTACATCCTTTCGGTAGTACCCACTACCGTGGAAGGAGTACCCGGTTACCTCATCACTTTTGCCCAGGCAGAGCCGGTAACCATTCTTTGCGGAACTTCCGTAATTGCTGCGGTGGATACTTCACATGGTGATTGCGTGGTCTTTACGCTTGCCGACGGAACAACGACCATTACACTGCCCCGAAGCAATGCCGTCACCATCGGACTCGACGGTTACGATGTATTATATTGTACCGCTTCCAGCTTGGATATCCCATTGCTGTTTCCCTCTACCTTGAAATCCGGTGATTATACATCCATTGCAGCTACCGTCACCAACGATAACGGTACGGGGACGGATATACAAACCCGTGCTTCTGCCGGTACGAACGGTGTTTGGAAGGTGGACATAACCCAACCGGCTTTTGGTGATGACGGAATGATTATTCCCAACAGCTCCAAAGTTACGCTTACTCCGCCAAAACATGTAAAGCTTTCCGATACCGCTATTCTGAAAGTGACGTTGGTAGATAAGAAAGGTATGGAGACAACCGTTACACGTCCCATTAAGTATTCCACTGTTGCTGCTGTAACCTCTACTGCCGGAAATCTGAGCAGTGTAGCTACCGACGTGGAGCTGGCTGTGCTTGTCATAAAAGGTAGTGTGGATGCTACCGACCTTGCCTATATCCGCAATACCCTTACCAAACTCGAAGTGCTCGACCTCTCCATGACGGATATGGTTACCCTTCCCGGTTGGGGATTGGGCTTTCATCCGGATGACGGTTATCAGCCTAATACAACATTGAAAGAAGTGATGCTTCCCGCAAGCCTTGTTACCATCGGTAAATCTGCATTCCTCAATTGCCGGGCATTGGATTATGTCGATACCGGCAATGCTGAAACAATCACCGAATATGCCTTTGAAGGATGTAGTAACCTGCGTGAGGTCATCCTGTCCGAAAAACTGAAAACGGTAGGTAATTGTGCTTTTAGAAATTGTGTTTCCTTGTCGTTGATTGATATTCCGGGAAGTGTGGAAACACTGGGCCGTTGGGTGTTCGAGAACTGCGGAAACCTGCAGAGTGTTGTCTTGCACGAAGGTGTACAATCCTTGTCTGAAAGCACTTTCTACGGATGCGGCATCCGTTCTGTCAGCATCCCCTCTACCGTGACTGCCATCCCCAATTGGACTTTTCAAGACTGCAAGTATCTGGAGCATGTGAACTGGCACGACGGCATTACCTCAATAGGTGAGGCGGCTTTTAACCGTTGTACTTCGCTCCGGAACATAAGGATTCCTGCCGGAGTAACCTCCATAGCAGATGATGTGTTCAAGATTAGTATTTAG
- a CDS encoding site-specific integrase encodes MSNICKTVSLRTRKIKDGHMLSYYLDYYPGYRDESTMKVIRHESLGIYIYAKPKNQTEQKYNLNLTTRAEAIRCRRFEAIVNERYDFFDKEKMKGDFLAYFKKLADKKNSKWQHVYMHFRTFTQGKCTFGEINVDLCNRFREYLLTAPQGLHKNRKLHINSAANYWSTFRASIHITYRDRKIKENPNGFLERIETIPTDKEHLSQDEVIRLASTPCSAPALKRAFLFSCLTALRKSDIKKLTWEEIQPYGSDGVMYVTTRMQKTKDIVHNPISEEALELIGYSPDKRGKVFPDFKDSMTQAPLKNWLKDAGITKHISYHCSRHSFACLQLDAGTSIAVVQRYLGHKNVATTEVYAKISDAQKRASVGCITLKK; translated from the coding sequence ATGAGTAACATTTGCAAGACCGTATCATTGCGTACACGCAAAATCAAGGACGGACACATGCTGTCCTATTATCTTGACTATTATCCAGGCTATCGTGACGAGAGCACGATGAAAGTCATCCGCCATGAGTCGCTTGGCATCTACATCTATGCCAAGCCGAAGAACCAGACGGAACAGAAGTACAACCTCAACCTTACGACAAGAGCCGAGGCGATACGCTGCCGTCGCTTTGAGGCTATCGTCAACGAGCGTTATGATTTCTTCGACAAGGAGAAGATGAAAGGAGATTTCCTCGCCTACTTCAAGAAACTGGCAGACAAGAAGAACTCCAAGTGGCAGCACGTCTATATGCACTTCCGTACCTTCACGCAAGGCAAGTGTACCTTCGGGGAGATAAACGTGGATTTGTGCAACAGATTTCGTGAGTATTTGCTGACAGCACCACAGGGATTGCATAAGAACAGAAAGCTGCATATCAACTCGGCAGCCAACTACTGGTCAACTTTCCGTGCTTCAATCCACATAACCTATCGTGACCGCAAGATAAAGGAGAACCCGAACGGTTTCTTGGAGCGTATCGAGACAATCCCGACTGACAAGGAGCATCTTTCACAAGACGAGGTTATCCGCTTGGCATCCACTCCATGCTCCGCCCCTGCATTGAAGCGAGCCTTCCTGTTCTCCTGTCTTACTGCATTGAGAAAGAGCGACATCAAGAAACTTACTTGGGAGGAGATACAGCCATACGGCAGCGATGGTGTGATGTATGTCACCACTCGAATGCAGAAGACAAAGGACATTGTGCATAACCCCATCAGTGAGGAAGCCCTGGAACTGATAGGCTATTCACCAGATAAACGTGGCAAGGTGTTTCCTGATTTCAAAGACTCCATGACACAGGCACCGCTGAAGAATTGGTTGAAAGATGCAGGGATTACCAAGCATATCTCCTATCATTGCTCACGCCACAGCTTTGCCTGTCTCCAGTTGGACGCAGGAACCAGTATTGCCGTAGTGCAGCGTTATCTCGGTCACAAGAATGTGGCAACGACAGAGGTGTATGCCAAGATTTCCGATGCTCAGAAGCGTGCTTCGGTTGGCTGCATCACCTTGAAGAAGTAA
- a CDS encoding DUF3987 domain-containing protein: MDALEICNKLRSEASGVATSGIPLDVFPQKMQQMILDLARTENYSIEFTATSLISAMAAAVGNSCYIRIKGNWITSPILYVILVGRPGVGKTPPLNFAYKPLHDIDTEEHHKFKALKNEYAAIVERNKGKKRTEWESLPPVPVLHKNIMNDFTPEILMRNHDANLRGVAVVVDEIMGLFNTINRYNNSSFVQQMLSAHNGLPVDVSRCNLDCPLRIDYPCIQIVGTIQTGIVHELYDMGFKKNGFLDRFLITCPKSLKIAPWVKVPKQDAAIIERPFRVWKEIIDKAVALPFTEGIFNVLDFSDEAIDLFYDWQNEDIERQNAITDEKMIDSRAAKVPLNTARLALIFQLFRWACDESHKDFVDAESVNAAIRMSDYFEKSYKRMDDLVLTEATDPVKKQVLDSLGNKFVTAEAVKAGADFGFARRTVMYMLKDFCQRNFIIKDKQGNYEKVQK, encoded by the coding sequence ATGGATGCGCTTGAAATTTGTAACAAGCTACGCTCGGAGGCTTCGGGCGTAGCCACTTCTGGAATTCCGCTTGACGTATTCCCCCAGAAGATGCAGCAGATGATTCTTGATTTGGCAAGGACGGAGAACTATTCCATTGAGTTTACCGCTACTTCCCTAATATCCGCTATGGCAGCAGCCGTCGGCAACTCCTGCTATATCCGGATTAAAGGCAATTGGATTACTTCACCTATCCTATATGTCATTCTTGTTGGCAGACCAGGAGTCGGCAAGACTCCACCTTTGAACTTTGCCTACAAGCCGTTGCACGACATTGATACTGAGGAGCACCATAAGTTCAAGGCTCTAAAGAATGAGTATGCAGCCATTGTGGAGAGAAACAAGGGCAAAAAACGGACGGAATGGGAATCGTTACCTCCTGTACCAGTCCTGCATAAGAATATCATGAATGACTTCACGCCAGAGATTCTTATGCGCAATCACGATGCCAACCTCAGAGGTGTGGCAGTTGTGGTGGATGAGATAATGGGGCTGTTCAACACCATCAACCGATACAACAACAGTTCTTTTGTACAACAGATGCTGTCGGCTCACAATGGCTTGCCAGTAGATGTATCTCGTTGTAATCTTGATTGTCCTTTACGCATTGACTATCCTTGCATACAGATTGTAGGAACTATCCAGACTGGTATTGTGCATGAACTTTATGATATGGGATTCAAGAAGAATGGTTTTCTTGACCGTTTTCTGATCACATGCCCAAAAAGTTTGAAGATTGCTCCTTGGGTTAAGGTTCCAAAACAAGATGCTGCAATCATTGAAAGACCATTCCGTGTATGGAAAGAGATCATAGACAAGGCTGTGGCTCTTCCTTTTACGGAAGGCATCTTCAATGTTCTTGACTTCTCTGATGAAGCCATTGATTTATTCTATGATTGGCAGAATGAGGATATAGAACGGCAGAATGCCATTACGGATGAAAAAATGATAGACTCACGTGCTGCAAAAGTTCCTTTGAACACGGCTCGGCTTGCCTTGATATTCCAACTGTTCCGTTGGGCTTGTGATGAGTCTCACAAGGATTTTGTTGATGCGGAGTCCGTGAATGCAGCCATACGGATGAGCGATTACTTTGAGAAGTCATACAAAAGGATGGATGACCTCGTTTTAACCGAGGCTACCGACCCTGTGAAGAAACAGGTACTTGACTCGTTGGGAAACAAGTTCGTAACTGCTGAAGCAGTAAAGGCTGGAGCGGATTTCGGTTTTGCAAGACGTACTGTCATGTATATGCTCAAAGACTTCTGTCAGAGAAACTTTATCATCAAAGACAAGCAAGGCAATTATGAGAAAGTACAGAAGTAG
- a CDS encoding helix-turn-helix domain-containing protein, whose translation MNKELTFNDLPMVVAQLRDEVVGMKQMIIGLQSQNKPHKANTHIPMSVEEASAYLKMPMATLYMKLGNGSIPATKPGKRYCLYQDELDKWLETNRKNPVPLTAEEENAAILAGNKRKPKSLNW comes from the coding sequence ATGAATAAGGAATTAACTTTCAACGACCTTCCAATGGTCGTTGCCCAGCTTCGGGATGAAGTGGTGGGCATGAAGCAGATGATCATCGGTCTGCAATCACAGAACAAGCCACACAAGGCGAACACGCACATACCTATGAGTGTGGAGGAAGCATCGGCATACCTGAAAATGCCGATGGCAACTCTCTACATGAAACTTGGAAACGGCAGCATTCCTGCCACCAAGCCAGGCAAGCGTTACTGCCTTTATCAAGATGAACTTGACAAGTGGCTGGAGACTAACCGCAAGAATCCTGTACCTCTCACGGCAGAGGAGGAGAATGCAGCCATTCTTGCAGGAAACAAGCGCAAGCCGAAATCCTTAAACTGGTAA
- a CDS encoding cob(I)yrinic acid a,c-diamide adenosyltransferase, whose protein sequence is MKKVYTRTGDKGTTGIHGGARVPKDDIRIEANGCLDELNAVIGIVRSMLPAEDNWQELLHTIQRELMVVMSHVATPDGVLNPNFLSAAELTVRCEQEMDAMTAGLKENGYFLLPGGTPVSAHLHFARTVARRAERRLWTLHRQAPLNEDILRFVNRLSDLFFVMARTEMQRQDWPEEKWQEFAYKRKRL, encoded by the coding sequence CCCGTACGGGAGACAAAGGAACCACCGGCATTCATGGCGGAGCGCGTGTTCCCAAAGATGATATTCGCATCGAGGCAAACGGCTGTTTGGACGAACTGAATGCCGTAATAGGAATTGTACGTTCCATGCTTCCTGCCGAAGACAATTGGCAGGAACTGCTGCATACCATTCAAAGAGAACTGATGGTAGTGATGAGCCATGTAGCTACGCCCGATGGCGTGTTGAACCCCAATTTTCTTTCTGCCGCCGAACTGACCGTACGCTGCGAACAGGAAATGGATGCCATGACTGCCGGACTGAAGGAGAACGGCTATTTTCTTCTGCCGGGCGGTACGCCTGTTTCTGCGCACCTGCATTTTGCCCGCACAGTGGCAAGGCGTGCCGAGCGACGCTTATGGACACTGCATCGCCAAGCTCCGCTGAATGAGGATATTTTGCGTTTTGTGAACCGTCTGTCAGATCTCTTCTTTGTCATGGCGCGTACGGAGATGCAGCGGCAGGATTGGCCGGAAGAGAAATGGCAGGAATTTGCTTATAAGAGGAAAAGACTGTAA
- a CDS encoding helix-turn-helix domain-containing protein: MRPTRKCEFCGKTFVPRSGMQKYCSEECQAEAKRLRKKRQQDLINGIEPIMDLQHQEYLTFSKAAILMGCTRQYIYKLVANGKLKASRLSSRMAFVRKADIEKMFEGHPYKRVVPASKSKLCKKAKTEKPTQNQEPIKGKEENEVLDYYSGEEVMSIYKVKKSWLYTSAKRNQIPMCRIAGKNYYSKRHIDEFFGTAVDLNSITEWVTADDVEDAFSMSKSALRAYTYRHKIPTKREYGRTYYSKEHLEELRRTDLMNDDSYYTTEQVQQLYGLTSANICHIVRVHHISKVKVGVKNLLLKTDVERAMAERAAKGL, translated from the coding sequence ATGAGACCGACAAGAAAATGTGAATTTTGTGGCAAGACATTCGTGCCAAGAAGCGGTATGCAGAAATACTGTTCCGAGGAATGCCAGGCAGAGGCAAAACGTCTTAGGAAGAAAAGACAGCAGGACTTGATTAACGGTATTGAGCCAATCATGGATCTGCAACATCAGGAGTATCTTACTTTCTCAAAGGCAGCCATTCTGATGGGATGCACCCGACAGTATATCTACAAACTTGTGGCTAACGGCAAGTTGAAGGCATCAAGATTGAGCAGCAGAATGGCATTCGTTAGAAAGGCTGATATAGAGAAGATGTTTGAGGGTCATCCCTACAAGCGTGTGGTTCCTGCCAGCAAGAGCAAGCTCTGTAAAAAGGCAAAAACAGAAAAGCCAACACAAAACCAGGAACCAATAAAAGGGAAAGAGGAGAATGAGGTGCTTGACTATTATTCGGGTGAGGAAGTGATGTCCATTTATAAGGTCAAGAAGTCTTGGCTCTATACATCCGCCAAGCGCAACCAGATACCGATGTGCCGTATCGCTGGCAAGAACTATTACAGCAAACGACATATTGATGAATTCTTCGGTACTGCCGTTGATCTCAACAGTATCACGGAATGGGTGACTGCTGATGATGTAGAGGATGCTTTCAGCATGAGCAAGTCGGCACTCAGGGCATACACCTACCGCCATAAGATACCCACCAAACGTGAGTATGGTCGTACCTATTATTCCAAGGAACATCTTGAAGAACTGCGCAGGACTGACCTCATGAACGATGACAGCTATTATACCACCGAACAGGTGCAACAGTTGTATGGTCTGACAAGTGCCAACATCTGCCATATCGTGAGAGTTCACCATATCAGCAAGGTAAAAGTGGGTGTAAAGAACCTGCTTTTGAAGACGGATGTGGAGCGTGCAATGGCAGAAAGGGCAGCAAAAGGACTGTGA